One Streptomyces sp. CNQ-509 DNA window includes the following coding sequences:
- a CDS encoding long-chain fatty acid--CoA ligase, whose protein sequence is MLSTMQDVPLTISRIVTHGSTIHGAARVLTWTGSGEPPRSRTYAEVGARAAQLAYALRDELGVRQQEPVGTLMWNNAEHLEAYLALPAMGSVLHTLNLRLDPRQLVWIINHARDRVLLANGTLLPLLAPLLPHLPAVEHVVVAGAGDRTALDGTHVTVHDYEELLAGRPESYDWAVLDEREAAALCYTSGTTGDPKGTLYSHRSVYLHSLGVLAAESFGITVHDLALPIVPMFHVNAWGLPHAAFMAGTSLLMPDRFLQPGPIAEMMETCRPTISGAVPTIWQALLNELDARPRDVSSLRTAIVGGTACPPQLMKGFEERHGIRVVQAWGMTETSPLGCIAHPPAGLEPAEEYPYRLKQGRFPATVEARLRGPDGSLLPKDGESAGELEVRGPWIAGAYYGGADGEPFRPDDKFSEDGWLRTGDVGTITADGYLTLTDRAKDVIKSGGEWISSMELENHLMAHPDVAEAAVIAVPDETWEERPLAAVVLREGAEVTDEELRTYLGERIAKWQLPERWARIGEVPKTSVGKFDKKVLRRRYADGELTVTRL, encoded by the coding sequence GTGCTGAGCACGATGCAGGACGTACCGCTGACCATCTCGCGGATCGTGACCCACGGCTCGACCATCCACGGCGCCGCCAGGGTCCTCACCTGGACCGGATCCGGCGAGCCACCGCGGTCCAGGACCTACGCCGAGGTCGGTGCCCGCGCCGCGCAGCTCGCGTACGCGCTCCGCGACGAACTCGGCGTACGGCAGCAGGAGCCGGTCGGCACCCTCATGTGGAACAACGCCGAGCACCTGGAGGCGTACCTCGCGCTGCCCGCCATGGGCTCCGTGCTCCACACCCTCAACCTCCGCCTCGACCCGCGCCAGCTCGTCTGGATCATCAACCACGCCCGCGACCGCGTCCTCCTCGCCAACGGCACCCTCCTCCCCCTTCTCGCCCCGCTGCTGCCGCACCTCCCCGCCGTCGAGCACGTCGTCGTCGCGGGAGCCGGCGACCGTACGGCCCTCGACGGCACCCACGTCACCGTCCACGACTACGAGGAACTCCTCGCCGGCCGCCCCGAGTCGTACGACTGGGCCGTCCTCGACGAACGCGAGGCCGCCGCCCTCTGCTACACCTCCGGCACCACCGGCGACCCCAAGGGCACCCTCTACAGCCACCGCTCCGTCTACCTGCACTCCCTCGGCGTCCTCGCCGCCGAGTCCTTCGGCATCACGGTCCACGACCTCGCGCTGCCGATCGTGCCGATGTTCCACGTCAACGCCTGGGGGCTGCCCCACGCCGCCTTCATGGCCGGCACGTCCCTGCTGATGCCCGACCGCTTTCTCCAGCCGGGACCGATCGCCGAGATGATGGAGACCTGCCGGCCCACCATCAGCGGCGCCGTCCCCACCATCTGGCAGGCCCTGCTCAACGAGCTCGACGCCCGCCCCCGCGACGTCTCCTCCCTGCGCACCGCCATCGTCGGCGGCACCGCCTGCCCGCCCCAGCTCATGAAGGGCTTCGAGGAGCGGCACGGCATCCGCGTCGTGCAGGCGTGGGGCATGACGGAGACCTCGCCGCTGGGCTGTATCGCGCACCCGCCGGCCGGTCTCGAACCGGCGGAGGAGTACCCGTACCGGCTGAAGCAGGGCCGCTTCCCCGCCACCGTGGAGGCGCGGCTGCGCGGCCCCGACGGGAGCCTGCTGCCGAAGGACGGCGAGTCGGCGGGGGAGCTGGAGGTACGCGGGCCGTGGATCGCGGGCGCGTACTACGGCGGCGCGGACGGGGAGCCGTTCCGGCCGGACGACAAGTTCAGCGAGGACGGCTGGCTGCGCACCGGCGACGTCGGCACGATCACGGCCGACGGCTATCTGACGCTGACGGACCGGGCGAAGGACGTCATCAAGTCGGGCGGCGAGTGGATCTCGTCGATGGAGCTGGAGAACCATCTGATGGCCCACCCCGACGTCGCGGAGGCGGCGGTCATCGCCGTACCGGACGAGACGTGGGAGGAGCGGCCGCTGGCGGCGGTGGTGCTGCGCGAGGGGGCGGAGGTGACGGACGAGGAGCTGCGGACGTATCTGGGGGAGCGGATCGCGAAGTGGCAGTTGCCCGAGCGGTGGGCGCGGATCGGCGAGGTGCCGAAGACGAGCGTGGGGAAGTTCGACAAGAAGGTGCTGCGGCGGCGGTACGCGGACGGGGAGCTGACGGTGACGCGGCTGTGA
- a CDS encoding SigE family RNA polymerase sigma factor: MSTASTTDAPAAADTARPPLPTFAAYVHLRGPVLLRTARSLTTSPWDAEDLLQTALAQTYLAWDRIEDPRALDGYVRRALLNTRTSQWRKRRVDEYAAGDDLPEPAPVPGPDPAEHQAMRDAMWRAVLRLPERQRAMVVLRYYEDLSEAQTAAVLGVSVGTVKSAVSRALAKLREDTGLGEMAQAA; encoded by the coding sequence ATGTCCACAGCCAGCACCACCGACGCCCCCGCGGCGGCGGACACCGCACGACCGCCCCTGCCGACCTTCGCGGCGTACGTGCACCTGCGCGGACCGGTGCTGCTGCGCACCGCGCGCTCCCTCACCACCAGCCCGTGGGACGCCGAGGACCTGCTGCAGACCGCGCTGGCGCAGACCTATCTGGCCTGGGACCGGATCGAGGACCCGCGGGCCCTCGACGGCTACGTACGCCGTGCGCTGCTCAACACCCGCACCTCGCAGTGGCGCAAGCGCCGCGTCGACGAGTACGCCGCGGGCGACGACCTCCCCGAGCCCGCCCCCGTGCCCGGCCCCGACCCGGCGGAGCACCAGGCGATGCGCGACGCGATGTGGCGCGCGGTGCTGCGGCTCCCGGAGCGGCAGCGGGCGATGGTGGTGCTGCGGTACTACGAGGATCTGAGCGAGGCCCAGACGGCGGCCGTGCTGGGGGTGTCGGTCGGGACGGTGAAGAGCGCGGTCTCGCGGGCGCTCGCGAAGCTCCGGGAGGACACGGGGCTGGGGGAGATGGCGCAGGCGGCCTAG
- a CDS encoding glycoside hydrolase domain-containing protein, with protein sequence MPRTSRAPRRPAYGPPARWRTAPTLYGEPHVDPAAWRPHRRIHQYAGMVEERHGGKRIVIDRNVVDAPVAIMGPRT encoded by the coding sequence GTGCCGCGTACGTCCCGCGCCCCCCGCCGTCCCGCGTACGGGCCTCCCGCCCGCTGGCGCACCGCGCCCACGCTCTACGGTGAGCCGCACGTCGACCCCGCCGCGTGGCGGCCGCACCGCCGGATCCACCAGTACGCGGGCATGGTCGAGGAGCGGCACGGCGGCAAGCGGATCGTCATCGACCGCAACGTCGTGGACGCGCCGGTCGCGATCATGGGCCCCCGGACGTAG
- a CDS encoding bifunctional DNA primase/polymerase, with translation MDSSVHSHALTTALAAARRGLPVFPLSRAKQPAVRSPHHADWPRVPCRGECGRIGHGVYDATTDTAAIHALFAAAPWATGYGIACGRPPHHLIGLDLDVKPGTDARGLFESLLTAHGIVLPPTVVILTPGGGRHIWLTGHPDHTVPNSVGRLAPGVDVRGTGGYLAGPGSRTLHGTYRLAPRSARVPAPVPRALLRLLAPPPPDPPPPPPHPPGEERRPDALIRFVAASRPGERNARLFWAACRVYETGHGREVAEALIRAAMTAGLPEREATATVASAARYTPR, from the coding sequence ATGGACAGCTCCGTACACAGCCACGCCCTCACCACCGCGCTGGCCGCCGCCCGCCGCGGCCTGCCCGTCTTCCCGCTGTCCCGCGCGAAACAGCCCGCGGTCCGCTCCCCGCACCACGCTGACTGGCCGCGGGTGCCCTGCCGCGGGGAGTGCGGGCGCATCGGCCACGGCGTGTACGACGCGACGACGGACACCGCCGCGATACACGCCCTCTTCGCCGCCGCCCCCTGGGCGACGGGGTACGGGATCGCCTGCGGCCGGCCGCCGCATCACCTGATCGGGCTGGACCTCGACGTGAAACCGGGGACGGATGCGCGAGGGCTGTTCGAGTCGCTGCTCACGGCGCACGGCATCGTGCTGCCGCCGACGGTGGTGATCCTCACCCCGGGCGGCGGCCGTCACATCTGGCTCACGGGCCACCCCGACCACACGGTCCCCAACTCCGTGGGCCGCCTGGCGCCCGGCGTCGACGTCCGCGGCACCGGCGGCTACCTCGCCGGACCCGGCTCCCGCACCCTCCACGGCACGTACCGCCTGGCCCCCCGCTCGGCCCGCGTCCCGGCCCCCGTCCCGAGAGCCCTGCTCCGCCTCCTCGCCCCGCCCCCGCCGGACCCCCCGCCGCCGCCCCCGCACCCCCCGGGAGAAGAACGCCGGCCGGACGCCCTGATCCGCTTCGTCGCTGCCTCCCGCCCCGGCGAACGCAACGCCCGCCTGTTCTGGGCAGCCTGCCGCGTGTACGAGACGGGCCACGGCCGGGAGGTGGCGGAGGCGCTGATCCGCGCGGCGATGACGGCCGGGTTGCCGGAGCGGGAGGCGACGGCGACGGTGGCATCAGCGGCGAGGTACACGCCACGAT